A genomic stretch from Methanorbis rubei includes:
- a CDS encoding MBL fold metallo-hydrolase, whose translation MRVTVLGTGDVVGTPKVGCSCPVCAEAQQTGKQRLRTSILVEHAGKHLLIDTGPDMRAQLLAAGSPIIDAVIWTHGHYDHFMGFGDFYRVQREPITVYGAPEVLDYCGGIFSFMRHNEVPVTAYEAVDICGMQVTLFPVTHDAPTYGVRIEADGAVFVYSCDTTADLTQQTLEVMKGADLLLLDGIFPPEVHISKHMNIKDAEQLAAQLKPKEFWCVHMSHKIWWSYEHGARDMQSWVLGISET comes from the coding sequence ATGCGGGTCACTGTTCTTGGTACTGGGGATGTGGTCGGGACGCCCAAGGTCGGGTGCAGCTGCCCGGTCTGCGCGGAGGCGCAACAGACAGGAAAGCAGCGGCTCAGGACTTCCATTCTTGTGGAGCATGCAGGAAAACATCTGCTGATCGATACCGGCCCTGACATGCGTGCCCAGCTTCTTGCGGCAGGTTCGCCAATCATTGATGCGGTCATCTGGACGCACGGGCACTATGATCACTTCATGGGATTTGGCGACTTCTACCGTGTGCAGCGCGAGCCTATCACGGTTTACGGCGCACCAGAAGTGCTCGATTACTGTGGCGGAATTTTTTCGTTCATGCGGCATAACGAAGTTCCCGTAACCGCATACGAGGCAGTCGATATCTGCGGAATGCAGGTGACGCTCTTTCCGGTGACGCATGATGCGCCGACTTACGGGGTGCGGATTGAAGCTGACGGCGCAGTGTTTGTCTACTCCTGCGATACGACAGCAGATCTTACGCAGCAGACGCTTGAGGTGATGAAAGGCGCTGATCTTCTGCTGCTGGATGGAATTTTTCCGCCCGAGGTTCACATCTCCAAACACATGAACATCAAGGATGCAGAGCAGCTTGCAGCACAGCTCAAGCCCAAAGAGTTCTGGTGCGTTCACATGAGCCACAAGATCTGGTGGAGCTACGAGCATGGAGCACGCGACATGCAGAGCTGGGTTTTGGGGATATCTGAAACGTAA
- a CDS encoding ATP-binding protein, with product MDATATDSGLLQLTEIVLTAEVVNGNSALGVNDLPVSLRPLFCPDAPGIIARPVAIKEGQLKTYFPNLAARSLIANGKNSYLVVNDLGQFAATTFAPAMKWYLRQAGTEAVMKNPALALSYETSGESGISYKIARENIPLFEDTVASLTGKIGALTAKSESFREAADLVVAYAPEEIEFSLEDLVCTPDQMAIVRKVQISLENQEFLRRHRIYELGRILLVGPPGTGKTSFALALSRSVHMPVLEVRLSMLTSQYLGETSKNIDRIFDLAKKIAPCILFIDEFDYIAKTRISDDNGTMKRAVNTLLKSIDHINLIKDQVLLIGATNHAGMLDDAAWRRFDEVVTFTLPDVSMREAILRHVATDIPCTMDFATIAEQTEGFSGADLRMMLTEAIVSALLAGRKEINESDVNAGMELVNRRNIARAGCT from the coding sequence ATGGACGCAACTGCTACTGACTCCGGACTGCTGCAGCTCACAGAGATTGTGCTGACAGCAGAAGTGGTGAACGGAAACTCCGCGCTCGGCGTAAATGATCTTCCGGTATCTCTGCGTCCCCTCTTCTGTCCAGACGCTCCGGGCATCATCGCCCGGCCGGTCGCCATAAAAGAAGGACAGCTGAAAACATACTTCCCGAACCTTGCGGCACGAAGCCTGATTGCAAACGGAAAGAACTCGTATCTGGTCGTAAACGACCTCGGCCAGTTTGCGGCAACAACTTTTGCGCCGGCAATGAAATGGTATCTCCGCCAGGCAGGGACCGAAGCGGTCATGAAAAATCCTGCGCTCGCACTCTCGTATGAGACGTCGGGAGAGTCGGGCATCTCCTACAAAATTGCGCGGGAGAACATTCCTCTTTTTGAGGATACGGTCGCATCCCTCACCGGAAAAATTGGTGCGCTCACCGCTAAATCCGAGTCGTTCCGCGAAGCCGCAGACCTCGTGGTTGCGTATGCCCCTGAAGAGATTGAGTTCTCGTTAGAAGATCTGGTCTGCACTCCTGACCAGATGGCAATCGTTCGAAAAGTGCAGATCTCTCTTGAGAATCAGGAGTTCCTGCGCAGACACAGAATCTATGAACTGGGAAGAATTCTTCTGGTGGGTCCGCCCGGAACCGGCAAGACCTCGTTTGCGCTGGCACTCTCGCGCTCAGTGCACATGCCGGTTCTTGAAGTCAGGCTTTCCATGCTGACCTCGCAGTATCTTGGAGAGACCTCGAAAAACATCGACAGAATCTTTGATCTTGCGAAAAAGATCGCTCCCTGTATCCTTTTCATCGACGAGTTCGACTACATCGCCAAGACCCGTATCTCTGACGACAACGGTACCATGAAGCGTGCGGTGAACACGCTTCTGAAAAGTATCGACCACATCAACCTGATCAAGGATCAGGTTCTGTTAATCGGCGCAACAAATCATGCAGGAATGCTCGATGATGCGGCGTGGCGGCGGTTTGACGAAGTCGTCACCTTCACCCTGCCGGATGTATCCATGCGCGAGGCAATTCTCCGGCATGTGGCAACCGATATTCCCTGCACGATGGACTTTGCCACCATCGCTGAGCAGACGGAAGGATTTTCCGGAGCTGATCTTCGCATGATGCTGACCGAAGCAATAGTTTCAGCGCTTCTTGCCGGCAGAAAAGAGATCAATGAAAGCGATGTTAATGCCGGTATGGAACTGGTGAACCGCAGAAATATTGCCAGAGCAGGCTGTACATAA
- a CDS encoding tetratricopeptide repeat protein, giving the protein MSETADLIAQAEELALAGKLDEALRAYDAAVAADCTDPLAWVGKASVLKAKGMYTESAECFIAARAGILDHNANAEETGAFLSMLHVLQAEALLYAEKPDKALLVLDEADRIRPPDAASLVVRGQAFAQKKAYEDAGNCFYRAEEWCNANEDSMLTQVWFCKVNLAKETGGILAPPYAAEMYEKRRGFRQPKGSFEELLERANNLRTAGLMYDALRYYDAAVEADLSQAASTLFMKGVVFEQLRRSADALDCYSEALKNNPEPGDEFRIRTRWAALRAAREN; this is encoded by the coding sequence TTGTCTGAAACAGCTGACCTGATCGCGCAGGCAGAAGAGCTTGCTCTCGCCGGAAAACTCGACGAAGCTCTTCGGGCATATGATGCGGCGGTTGCCGCAGACTGCACAGACCCTCTTGCATGGGTTGGCAAAGCTTCGGTTCTGAAAGCAAAAGGCATGTACACCGAGTCTGCGGAGTGTTTCATCGCAGCCCGTGCAGGAATTTTGGACCACAATGCCAACGCCGAAGAGACAGGGGCATTTCTATCCATGCTGCATGTTTTGCAGGCAGAAGCTCTCCTGTATGCAGAAAAACCAGACAAAGCACTCTTAGTGCTGGACGAGGCTGACCGTATCAGACCGCCGGACGCAGCCTCCCTCGTCGTCAGAGGACAGGCATTTGCGCAGAAGAAAGCGTATGAGGATGCAGGAAACTGCTTTTACCGCGCTGAAGAGTGGTGCAATGCGAACGAAGACTCCATGCTCACGCAGGTCTGGTTCTGCAAAGTCAATCTTGCAAAAGAGACCGGAGGCATTCTTGCCCCGCCTTACGCTGCAGAGATGTATGAAAAACGGCGCGGGTTCAGGCAGCCGAAAGGAAGTTTTGAGGAACTGCTTGAACGTGCAAACAATCTCAGAACTGCCGGGCTGATGTATGACGCCCTGCGCTACTATGATGCGGCAGTAGAAGCTGACCTTTCGCAGGCTGCGTCCACACTGTTCATGAAAGGCGTGGTGTTTGAACAGCTGCGAAGGTCGGCGGACGCGCTTGACTGCTACAGCGAAGCACTCAAAAATAATCCTGAGCCAGGGGACGAGTTCCGTATTCGCACCCGCTGGGCAGCTCTCAGAGCAGCACGGGAAAACTAG
- the cofC gene encoding 2-phospho-L-lactate guanylyltransferase, which translates to MYFHALIPYKPVNPKTRLSSVMTQEEREEFAEVMLGDVISAVRKTGCTATLLCTSPYTCKEALVAIRKEGLNEAINWALPQFHCPALIIMSDLPMVTPGSLQRVLSTKADMAIVPGLGGGTNVIFVKRPEPFRVEYYGFSFRRHLQIAEELGLTVEIIDSMRMSTDVDEPSDLVELMIHGHGNAREWLYEHGFALSVENGRVSVVRNGEKIV; encoded by the coding sequence ATGTACTTCCACGCCCTGATTCCCTACAAACCGGTCAACCCCAAGACCCGCCTCTCCTCTGTTATGACACAGGAAGAACGCGAAGAGTTTGCAGAGGTAATGCTTGGCGACGTCATCTCCGCTGTGCGAAAAACTGGCTGCACCGCGACACTGCTCTGTACCTCCCCGTACACCTGCAAGGAAGCGCTCGTTGCGATTCGCAAAGAAGGACTCAACGAAGCAATCAACTGGGCACTGCCGCAGTTCCACTGCCCGGCACTCATCATCATGTCAGACCTCCCCATGGTCACCCCCGGAAGTTTGCAGCGCGTGCTCTCAACCAAAGCAGACATGGCAATAGTTCCCGGGCTCGGCGGCGGAACAAACGTCATCTTTGTCAAACGCCCCGAACCCTTCCGCGTGGAGTATTACGGATTCTCGTTCCGCAGACATCTCCAGATCGCAGAAGAACTCGGTCTCACGGTTGAGATCATCGACTCCATGCGCATGTCAACCGACGTGGACGAGCCCTCAGACCTGGTGGAGCTGATGATTCACGGTCACGGCAATGCACGCGAGTGGCTCTATGAACACGGCTTTGCCCTCTCGGTGGAAAACGGCCGCGTGAGTGTTGTACGTAACGGTGAAAAAATTGTCTGA
- a CDS encoding CDC48 family AAA ATPase, whose protein sequence is MPEISLKVDSAYPEDQGRGKARIDPDTMQALGISPGQLVIIEGKIKTIAKVWRAMTADWGQGKIRIDKYTRANAGVGLGDRVIITPVANQIKAEHIDLIPPANTPPNLTDGDPDEIGDSIVNFPITVGDILPIISNIPNKFLEYKISAIEPEGACIITPETEIDFLFNGEHEKFEGTQTISYEDIGGLKGELRRVREMIELPIRHPELFETMGIEPLKGVLLYGPPGTGKTLIAKAVANESRAHFISIAGPEIISKYYGESEQRLREVFEEAETNAPSIIFIDELDSIAPRREDVTGEVERRVVAQLLTMMDGIADRGQVVVVGATNRPDAIDPALRRPGRFDREIEIGVPSEADRLEILQIHTRGMPFEGMAKIKELKQKGQEKKIETAEEEYKKNRERLLAQLAQLSKGFVGADLASLAREAAIRSLRRQMNVIDLDLERIPDEVLRKLEVTAKDFAEASREITPSAMREISIEAVATHWSDVGGCAGALTEVREAVEYPFTRKDSFAQLGIRPPKGVLLYGPPGTGKTLIARAVANESGANFIAIKGPQLLSKWVGESERAVREIFRKARQVAPSIIFFDEIDSLTPARGADGEGSKVSENVLNQILTEMDGIEPLNDVVVLAASNRPDIIDPALLRSGRFDRLVYIAEPKLADREAILAVHMRSMPLEKSTLDEAAEALAGCSEDAVIALVEKFAGKTLTLKQIKAFAKKTAKSSEGLSAPQLRRLITDAAAEKQIVLEDPERSAFIAKIAADTEGYVGSDLESLCREAAMHSLRRNAVFVSEKDFADAKLRIHPTMNERVREYYESIRLRFKGGLPKQVQNLVEYQ, encoded by the coding sequence ATGCCTGAAATATCACTGAAAGTGGACAGCGCGTATCCTGAGGATCAGGGCAGGGGCAAGGCGCGTATCGACCCGGATACCATGCAGGCACTGGGCATATCGCCAGGCCAGCTGGTGATTATTGAAGGAAAAATCAAAACAATCGCCAAAGTATGGCGTGCCATGACTGCGGACTGGGGTCAGGGAAAAATCCGCATCGACAAGTACACGCGGGCCAACGCCGGAGTCGGCCTTGGCGACCGCGTGATTATAACGCCGGTCGCAAACCAGATAAAAGCTGAACACATCGACCTCATCCCTCCGGCAAACACTCCCCCGAATCTCACCGACGGCGACCCTGACGAGATCGGGGACTCCATAGTGAACTTCCCGATAACCGTCGGCGATATTTTGCCAATCATCTCCAACATACCCAATAAATTTCTGGAATATAAAATATCGGCAATCGAGCCGGAAGGCGCCTGCATTATTACTCCTGAGACCGAGATCGACTTTCTCTTCAATGGCGAACATGAGAAGTTCGAGGGCACTCAGACGATCAGTTATGAGGATATCGGCGGTCTGAAGGGTGAACTCCGCCGTGTTCGCGAGATGATCGAACTCCCGATCCGGCATCCTGAACTCTTTGAAACGATGGGAATTGAGCCGCTGAAGGGAGTCTTACTCTACGGACCGCCTGGGACGGGAAAAACTCTGATCGCAAAAGCGGTCGCAAACGAAAGCCGGGCGCATTTCATCTCCATCGCAGGACCTGAAATCATCTCCAAATATTACGGTGAGTCCGAGCAGCGGCTCCGCGAAGTCTTTGAAGAGGCGGAGACCAATGCCCCTTCGATCATCTTCATCGATGAACTTGACTCGATCGCCCCGCGCAGAGAGGATGTCACCGGCGAAGTGGAGCGGCGTGTTGTTGCCCAGCTGCTCACCATGATGGACGGCATCGCTGACCGCGGGCAGGTTGTTGTGGTTGGCGCAACCAACCGCCCGGATGCGATCGATCCAGCTCTGCGCAGACCGGGAAGGTTCGACCGCGAGATTGAGATCGGTGTTCCGTCCGAGGCGGACCGTCTCGAAATTCTCCAGATTCATACGCGCGGTATGCCGTTTGAAGGGATGGCAAAGATCAAGGAGCTGAAGCAAAAGGGTCAGGAGAAAAAAATCGAGACTGCTGAGGAGGAGTACAAGAAAAACCGCGAGCGGCTTCTTGCCCAGCTTGCCCAGCTCTCCAAAGGATTCGTTGGTGCAGACCTTGCTTCCCTCGCTCGCGAGGCTGCGATCAGATCCCTGCGCCGCCAGATGAATGTGATCGATCTTGATCTGGAACGCATTCCTGATGAGGTGCTCAGAAAACTTGAGGTAACCGCTAAAGATTTCGCCGAGGCATCGCGCGAAATTACGCCGTCAGCAATGCGGGAGATATCCATTGAAGCGGTCGCCACTCACTGGTCTGATGTTGGCGGATGTGCCGGAGCTCTTACGGAGGTTCGCGAGGCAGTTGAGTATCCGTTTACCCGCAAGGACTCGTTTGCGCAGCTTGGCATCAGGCCGCCGAAAGGAGTTTTACTTTACGGACCGCCGGGAACAGGAAAGACGCTGATCGCGCGGGCGGTCGCAAACGAAAGCGGTGCGAACTTTATCGCAATCAAAGGTCCCCAGCTTCTTTCCAAATGGGTCGGCGAGTCCGAACGTGCGGTGCGGGAAATTTTCCGCAAGGCGCGTCAGGTTGCTCCTTCGATCATCTTCTTTGATGAAATCGACTCGCTCACTCCTGCACGGGGAGCGGACGGCGAAGGCAGCAAGGTTTCGGAGAATGTTCTCAACCAGATTCTGACCGAGATGGATGGAATTGAGCCGCTGAACGATGTGGTAGTCCTCGCAGCGTCCAACCGCCCGGACATCATCGATCCTGCACTCTTACGTTCCGGACGTTTTGACCGGCTGGTCTACATCGCCGAGCCGAAACTTGCTGACCGCGAGGCAATTCTTGCGGTCCATATGCGGAGCATGCCGCTCGAGAAGTCAACGCTGGACGAGGCGGCAGAGGCACTTGCTGGATGCAGCGAGGATGCAGTGATTGCTCTTGTAGAGAAGTTTGCCGGAAAAACGCTGACTCTTAAACAGATCAAGGCGTTTGCAAAGAAGACGGCGAAGTCTTCCGAAGGACTTTCCGCTCCGCAGCTGAGACGTCTGATTACAGATGCTGCTGCTGAAAAGCAGATTGTGCTGGAAGACCCCGAACGCTCCGCATTCATCGCAAAAATTGCCGCAGACACGGAAGGGTATGTGGGATCAGATCTGGAAAGCCTCTGCCGTGAGGCGGCAATGCACTCCCTGCGCCGCAATGCGGTGTTTGTGTCTGAGAAAGACTTCGCGGATGCGAAGTTGCGGATTCATCCGACCATGAACGAACGGGTCCGCGAGTATTATGAAAGCATTCGTCTGCGGTTCAAGGGCGGGCTGCCGAAGCAGGTGCAGAATCTGGTGGAATACCAGTAA